A window of the Pungitius pungitius chromosome 3, fPunPun2.1, whole genome shotgun sequence genome harbors these coding sequences:
- the LOC119209903 gene encoding peripheral plasma membrane protein CASK-like isoform X13: MTMADDDVLFEDVYELCEVIGKGPFSVVRRCINRDTGQQFAVKIVDVASFTSSPGLSTEDLKREASICHMLKHPHIVELLETYSSDGMLYMVFEFMDGADLCFEIVKRADAGFVYSEAVASHYMRQILEALRYCHDNNVIHRDVKPHCVLLASKENSAPVKLGGFGVAIQLGESGLVAGGRVGTPHFMAPEVVKREPYGKPVDVWGCGVILFILLSGCLPFYGTKERLFEAIIKGKYKMNPRQWAHISESAKDLVRRMLMLDPAERITVYEALNHPWLKERDRYAYKIHLPETVEQLRKFNARRKLKGAVLAAVSSHKFNSYYGDPPEELHDFSEDPTSSGAVSQVLDSLEEIHALTDCSEKDMDFLHSVFQDQHLHTLLDLYDKINTRSSPQIRNPPSDGVQRAKEVLETLSCYPENMEAKELRRILTQPHFMALLQTHDVVAHEVYSDDALRVTPPPTSPYLNGDSPDSTNGDMDLENVTRVRLVQFQKNTDEPMGITLKMNELNHCIVARIMHGGMIHRQGTLHVGDEIREINGISVANQTVEQLQKMLREMRGSITFKIVPSYRSQSGSCDKESPDVSRQSPANGHASVTSSILDLPATIQPKGRQIYVRAQFEYDPVRDDLIPCKEAGIRFQVGDIIQIISKDDHNWWQGKLENTKNATAGLIPSPELQEWRVACIAMEKTKQEQQASCTWFGKKKKQYKDKYLAKHNAVFDQLDLVTYEEVVRVPSFKRRTLVLLGAHGVGRRHIKNTLITKHPDRFAYPIPHTTRPPKKDEENGKNYYFVSHDQMMQDISNNDYLEYGSHEDAMYGTRLETIRQIHAQGMVSILDVEPQALKILRTADFAPYVVFIAAPTVAPGMTEDDSLQRLQKESEMLQGTYAHYFDQTIINNEIDDTIRLLEEAVDLVSTTSQWVPVSWVY; encoded by the exons ATGACCATGGCGGACGACGACGTGCTGTTCGAGGATGTCTACGAGCTGTGCGAGGTGATTGGCAA GGGCCCCTTCAGCGTGGTCCGGCGCTGCATCAACAGGGACACGGGCCAGCAGTTCGCCGTTAAGATCGTCGACGTGGCCAGCTTCACCTCCAGCCCCGGCCTCAGCACAGAAG ATCTGAAGCGAGAGGCCAGTATCTGCCACATGCTGAAACACCCTCACAtcgtggagctgctggagacatACAGCTCCGATGGCATGCTCTACATGGTCTTTGAATT CATGGATGGAGCCGACCTGTGTTTTGAAATCGTCAAGAGAGCCGACGCCGGGTTTGTGTACAGCGAAGCGGTGGCCAG TCACTACATGAGGCAGATTTTGGAGGCTCTGCGCTACTGCCACGACAACAATGTGATTCATCGTGACGTGAAG CCTCATTGTGTGCTGTTGGCCTCAAAGGAGAACTCTGCTCCTGTCAAGCTGGGGGGCTTTGGAGTGGCAATACAGCTGGGAGAGTCCGGTTTAGTAGCTGGAG GCCGAGTCGGCACGCCCCACTTCATGGCCCCCGAGGTGGTCAAGAGGGAGCCGTACGGCAAGCCGGTGGATGTGTGGGGATGTGGAgtcatcctcttcatcctcctctctggCTGCCTTCCTTTCTACGGCACCAAGGAACGCTTGTTCGAGGCCATCATCAAGGGGAAATACAAG ATGAACCCCCGCCAGTGGGCCCACATCTCCGAGAGCGCCAAGGACCTGGTGAGACGCATGCTGATGCTGGACCCGGCTGAGAGGATCACCGTCTACGAGGCCCTCAACCACCCCTGGCTGAAG GAGAGGGACAGGTACGCCTACAAGATCCACCTCCCCGAAACTGTGGAGCAGCTGAGGAAATTTAATGCCAGGAGGAAGCTGAAG GGTGCAGTGCTGGCAGCGGTTTCCAGCCATAAGTTTAATTCCTACTACGGTGACCCCCCAGAGGAACTACATGACTTCTCAGAAGACCCCACCTCCTCAG GAGCAGTTTCACAGGTTTTGGACAGTCTAGAGGAGATTCACGCGTTGACAGACTGCAGTGAGAAAGACATGGACTTTCTCCACAGTGTTTTCCAGGACCAGCACCTCCACACCCTGTTAGAT CTTTATGACAAAATCAACACCAGGTCCTCCCCTCAGATCAGAAACCCTCCAAGTGATGGAGTGCAGAGAGCCAAAGAG GTACTGGAAACCCTCTCCTGTTACCCAGAGAACATGGAGGCCAAAGAGCTCAGGCGGATCCTCACACAGCCACACTTCATG gctctgctgcagacCCACGATGTGGTGGCCCACGAGGTCTACAGCGACGACGCGCTGCGGGTGACTCCCCCGCCCACTTCCCCTTACCTGAACGGAGACTCCCCGGACAGCACCAACGGAGACATGGACTTGGAGAACGTCACCAGGGTGCGCCTGGTCCAGTTTCAGAAGAACACCGATGAGCCCATG GGCATCACTCTGAAAATGAACGAACTGAACCACTGTATTGTGGCCCGAATCATGCACGGTGGAATGATACATCGACAAG GGACTCTGCATGTCGGAGATGAGATCCGGGAGATTAATGGCATCAGCGTTGCCAACCAGACGGTAGAACAGCTCCAAAAGATGCTG AGAGAAATGAGAGGTAGCATCACCTTCAAGATTGTGCCCAGTTACCGGTCCCAGTCCGGGTCCTGTGAT AAAGAGTCACCGGATGTGTCCCGACAGTCGCCTGCAAACGGTCATGCCAGCGTAACAAGCTCCATCCTG GACCTGCCTGCGACGATCCAGCCCAAAGGCCGGCAG ATATACGTTCGCGCTCAGTTTGAGTATGACCCGGTGAGGGACGACCTCATCCCATGTAAGGAGGCGGGCATTCGCTTCCAAGTGGGCGACATCATTCAGATCATCTCCAAGGACGACCACAACTGGTGGCAGGGAAAGCTGGAGAACACCAAGAACGCCACAGCGGGCCTCATCCCCTCACCTGAGCTGCAGGAGTG GCGCGTGGCGTGTATAGCCATGGAGAAGACCAAACAGGAGCAGCAGGCCAGCTGTACCTGGtttggcaagaagaagaaacaatacAAAGACAAGTACCTGGCCAAGCACAACGCGG TGTTTGACCAACTAGATCTGGTGACTTATGAGGAGGTGGTCCGAGTCCCATCATTCAAAAGGAGAACGCTGGTCTTGCTCG GTGCACATGGAGTTGGACGGAGGCACATCAAGAACACGCTTATCACCAAACATCCCGACCGCTTTGCCTACCCCATCCCCC ACACGACTCGGCCTCCGAAGAAGGACGAGGAGAACGGGAAGAACTACTACTTTGTGTCTCACGACCAGATGATGCAGGACATCAGCAACAACGACTACCTGGAGTACGGCAGCCACGAGGACGCCATGTACGGAACCAGGCTGGAGACGATCAGGCAGATCCACGCACAGGGCATGGTCTCCATTTTGGATGTGGAACCGCAG gcGCTAAAGATCCTCAGGACAGCGGATTTTGCTCCCTACGTTGTCTTCATCGCAGCTCCCACCGTCGCCCCCGGCATGACCGAG GATGACTCTCTGCAGCGGCTCCAAAAGGAATCAGAGATGCTGCAGGGGACCTACGCCCACTACTTTGACCAGACCATCATCAACAACGAGATTGACGACACCATCCGACTGCTGGAGGAGGCCGTAGACCTGGTGTCCACCACTTCTCAGTGGGTCCCCGTCTCCTGGGTCTACTGA
- the LOC119209903 gene encoding peripheral plasma membrane protein CASK-like isoform X11, translating into MTMADDDVLFEDVYELCEVIGKGPFSVVRRCINRDTGQQFAVKIVDVASFTSSPGLSTEDLKREASICHMLKHPHIVELLETYSSDGMLYMVFEFMDGADLCFEIVKRADAGFVYSEAVASHYMRQILEALRYCHDNNVIHRDVKPHCVLLASKENSAPVKLGGFGVAIQLGESGLVAGGRVGTPHFMAPEVVKREPYGKPVDVWGCGVILFILLSGCLPFYGTKERLFEAIIKGKYKVCVLVQMNPRQWAHISESAKDLVRRMLMLDPAERITVYEALNHPWLKERDRYAYKIHLPETVEQLRKFNARRKLKGAVLAAVSSHKFNSYYGDPPEELHDFSEDPTSSGAVSQVLDSLEEIHALTDCSEKDMDFLHSVFQDQHLHTLLDLYDKINTRSSPQIRNPPSDGVQRAKEVLETLSCYPENMEAKELRRILTQPHFMALLQTHDVVAHEVYSDDALRVTPPPTSPYLNGDSPDSTNGDMDLENVTRVRLVQFQKNTDEPMGITLKMNELNHCIVARIMHGGMIHRQGTLHVGDEIREINGISVANQTVEQLQKMLREMRGSITFKIVPSYRSQSGSCDKESPDVSRQSPANGHASVTSSILDLPATIQPKGRQIYVRAQFEYDPVRDDLIPCKEAGIRFQVGDIIQIISKDDHNWWQGKLENTKNATAGLIPSPELQEWRVACIAMEKTKQEQQASCTWFGKKKKQYKDKYLAKHNAVFDQLDLVTYEEVVRVPSFKRRTLVLLGAHGVGRRHIKNTLITKHPDRFAYPIPHTTRPPKKDEENGKNYYFVSHDQMMQDISNNDYLEYGSHEDAMYGTRLETIRQIHAQGMVSILDVEPQALKILRTADFAPYVVFIAAPTVAPGMTEDDSLQRLQKESEMLQGTYAHYFDQTIINNEIDDTIRLLEEAVDLVSTTSQWVPVSWVY; encoded by the exons ATGACCATGGCGGACGACGACGTGCTGTTCGAGGATGTCTACGAGCTGTGCGAGGTGATTGGCAA GGGCCCCTTCAGCGTGGTCCGGCGCTGCATCAACAGGGACACGGGCCAGCAGTTCGCCGTTAAGATCGTCGACGTGGCCAGCTTCACCTCCAGCCCCGGCCTCAGCACAGAAG ATCTGAAGCGAGAGGCCAGTATCTGCCACATGCTGAAACACCCTCACAtcgtggagctgctggagacatACAGCTCCGATGGCATGCTCTACATGGTCTTTGAATT CATGGATGGAGCCGACCTGTGTTTTGAAATCGTCAAGAGAGCCGACGCCGGGTTTGTGTACAGCGAAGCGGTGGCCAG TCACTACATGAGGCAGATTTTGGAGGCTCTGCGCTACTGCCACGACAACAATGTGATTCATCGTGACGTGAAG CCTCATTGTGTGCTGTTGGCCTCAAAGGAGAACTCTGCTCCTGTCAAGCTGGGGGGCTTTGGAGTGGCAATACAGCTGGGAGAGTCCGGTTTAGTAGCTGGAG GCCGAGTCGGCACGCCCCACTTCATGGCCCCCGAGGTGGTCAAGAGGGAGCCGTACGGCAAGCCGGTGGATGTGTGGGGATGTGGAgtcatcctcttcatcctcctctctggCTGCCTTCCTTTCTACGGCACCAAGGAACGCTTGTTCGAGGCCATCATCAAGGGGAAATACAA ggtgtgtgttcTTGTCCAGATGAACCCCCGCCAGTGGGCCCACATCTCCGAGAGCGCCAAGGACCTGGTGAGACGCATGCTGATGCTGGACCCGGCTGAGAGGATCACCGTCTACGAGGCCCTCAACCACCCCTGGCTGAAG GAGAGGGACAGGTACGCCTACAAGATCCACCTCCCCGAAACTGTGGAGCAGCTGAGGAAATTTAATGCCAGGAGGAAGCTGAAG GGTGCAGTGCTGGCAGCGGTTTCCAGCCATAAGTTTAATTCCTACTACGGTGACCCCCCAGAGGAACTACATGACTTCTCAGAAGACCCCACCTCCTCAG GAGCAGTTTCACAGGTTTTGGACAGTCTAGAGGAGATTCACGCGTTGACAGACTGCAGTGAGAAAGACATGGACTTTCTCCACAGTGTTTTCCAGGACCAGCACCTCCACACCCTGTTAGAT CTTTATGACAAAATCAACACCAGGTCCTCCCCTCAGATCAGAAACCCTCCAAGTGATGGAGTGCAGAGAGCCAAAGAG GTACTGGAAACCCTCTCCTGTTACCCAGAGAACATGGAGGCCAAAGAGCTCAGGCGGATCCTCACACAGCCACACTTCATG gctctgctgcagacCCACGATGTGGTGGCCCACGAGGTCTACAGCGACGACGCGCTGCGGGTGACTCCCCCGCCCACTTCCCCTTACCTGAACGGAGACTCCCCGGACAGCACCAACGGAGACATGGACTTGGAGAACGTCACCAGGGTGCGCCTGGTCCAGTTTCAGAAGAACACCGATGAGCCCATG GGCATCACTCTGAAAATGAACGAACTGAACCACTGTATTGTGGCCCGAATCATGCACGGTGGAATGATACATCGACAAG GGACTCTGCATGTCGGAGATGAGATCCGGGAGATTAATGGCATCAGCGTTGCCAACCAGACGGTAGAACAGCTCCAAAAGATGCTG AGAGAAATGAGAGGTAGCATCACCTTCAAGATTGTGCCCAGTTACCGGTCCCAGTCCGGGTCCTGTGAT AAAGAGTCACCGGATGTGTCCCGACAGTCGCCTGCAAACGGTCATGCCAGCGTAACAAGCTCCATCCTG GACCTGCCTGCGACGATCCAGCCCAAAGGCCGGCAG ATATACGTTCGCGCTCAGTTTGAGTATGACCCGGTGAGGGACGACCTCATCCCATGTAAGGAGGCGGGCATTCGCTTCCAAGTGGGCGACATCATTCAGATCATCTCCAAGGACGACCACAACTGGTGGCAGGGAAAGCTGGAGAACACCAAGAACGCCACAGCGGGCCTCATCCCCTCACCTGAGCTGCAGGAGTG GCGCGTGGCGTGTATAGCCATGGAGAAGACCAAACAGGAGCAGCAGGCCAGCTGTACCTGGtttggcaagaagaagaaacaatacAAAGACAAGTACCTGGCCAAGCACAACGCGG TGTTTGACCAACTAGATCTGGTGACTTATGAGGAGGTGGTCCGAGTCCCATCATTCAAAAGGAGAACGCTGGTCTTGCTCG GTGCACATGGAGTTGGACGGAGGCACATCAAGAACACGCTTATCACCAAACATCCCGACCGCTTTGCCTACCCCATCCCCC ACACGACTCGGCCTCCGAAGAAGGACGAGGAGAACGGGAAGAACTACTACTTTGTGTCTCACGACCAGATGATGCAGGACATCAGCAACAACGACTACCTGGAGTACGGCAGCCACGAGGACGCCATGTACGGAACCAGGCTGGAGACGATCAGGCAGATCCACGCACAGGGCATGGTCTCCATTTTGGATGTGGAACCGCAG gcGCTAAAGATCCTCAGGACAGCGGATTTTGCTCCCTACGTTGTCTTCATCGCAGCTCCCACCGTCGCCCCCGGCATGACCGAG GATGACTCTCTGCAGCGGCTCCAAAAGGAATCAGAGATGCTGCAGGGGACCTACGCCCACTACTTTGACCAGACCATCATCAACAACGAGATTGACGACACCATCCGACTGCTGGAGGAGGCCGTAGACCTGGTGTCCACCACTTCTCAGTGGGTCCCCGTCTCCTGGGTCTACTGA
- the LOC119209903 gene encoding peripheral plasma membrane protein CASK-like isoform X4 — MTMADDDVLFEDVYELCEVIGKGPFSVVRRCINRDTGQQFAVKIVDVASFTSSPGLSTEDLKREASICHMLKHPHIVELLETYSSDGMLYMVFEFMDGADLCFEIVKRADAGFVYSEAVASHYMRQILEALRYCHDNNVIHRDVKPHCVLLASKENSAPVKLGGFGVAIQLGESGLVAGGRVGTPHFMAPEVVKREPYGKPVDVWGCGVILFILLSGCLPFYGTKERLFEAIIKGKYKMNPRQWAHISESAKDLVRRMLMLDPAERITVYEALNHPWLKERDRYAYKIHLPETVEQLRKFNARRKLKGAVLAAVSSHKFNSYYGDPPEELHDFSEDPTSSGLLAAETGAVSQVLDSLEEIHALTDCSEKDMDFLHSVFQDQHLHTLLDLYDKINTRSSPQIRNPPSDGVQRAKEVLETLSCYPENMEAKELRRILTQPHFMALLQTHDVVAHEVYSDDALRVTPPPTSPYLNGDSPDSTNGDMDLENVTRVRLVQFQKNTDEPMGITLKMNELNHCIVARIMHGGMIHRQGTLHVGDEIREINGISVANQTVEQLQKMLREMRGSITFKIVPSYRSQSGSCDKESPDVSRQSPANGHASVTSSILDLPATIQPKGRQISRPAIKDKLSIKIYVRAQFEYDPVRDDLIPCKEAGIRFQVGDIIQIISKDDHNWWQGKLENTKNATAGLIPSPELQEWRVACIAMEKTKQEQQASCTWFGKKKKQYKDKYLAKHNAVFDQLDLVTYEEVVRVPSFKRRTLVLLGAHGVGRRHIKNTLITKHPDRFAYPIPHTTRPPKKDEENGKNYYFVSHDQMMQDISNNDYLEYGSHEDAMYGTRLETIRQIHAQGMVSILDVEPQALKILRTADFAPYVVFIAAPTVAPGMTEDDSLQRLQKESEMLQGTYAHYFDQTIINNEIDDTIRLLEEAVDLVSTTSQWVPVSWVY; from the exons ATGACCATGGCGGACGACGACGTGCTGTTCGAGGATGTCTACGAGCTGTGCGAGGTGATTGGCAA GGGCCCCTTCAGCGTGGTCCGGCGCTGCATCAACAGGGACACGGGCCAGCAGTTCGCCGTTAAGATCGTCGACGTGGCCAGCTTCACCTCCAGCCCCGGCCTCAGCACAGAAG ATCTGAAGCGAGAGGCCAGTATCTGCCACATGCTGAAACACCCTCACAtcgtggagctgctggagacatACAGCTCCGATGGCATGCTCTACATGGTCTTTGAATT CATGGATGGAGCCGACCTGTGTTTTGAAATCGTCAAGAGAGCCGACGCCGGGTTTGTGTACAGCGAAGCGGTGGCCAG TCACTACATGAGGCAGATTTTGGAGGCTCTGCGCTACTGCCACGACAACAATGTGATTCATCGTGACGTGAAG CCTCATTGTGTGCTGTTGGCCTCAAAGGAGAACTCTGCTCCTGTCAAGCTGGGGGGCTTTGGAGTGGCAATACAGCTGGGAGAGTCCGGTTTAGTAGCTGGAG GCCGAGTCGGCACGCCCCACTTCATGGCCCCCGAGGTGGTCAAGAGGGAGCCGTACGGCAAGCCGGTGGATGTGTGGGGATGTGGAgtcatcctcttcatcctcctctctggCTGCCTTCCTTTCTACGGCACCAAGGAACGCTTGTTCGAGGCCATCATCAAGGGGAAATACAAG ATGAACCCCCGCCAGTGGGCCCACATCTCCGAGAGCGCCAAGGACCTGGTGAGACGCATGCTGATGCTGGACCCGGCTGAGAGGATCACCGTCTACGAGGCCCTCAACCACCCCTGGCTGAAG GAGAGGGACAGGTACGCCTACAAGATCCACCTCCCCGAAACTGTGGAGCAGCTGAGGAAATTTAATGCCAGGAGGAAGCTGAAG GGTGCAGTGCTGGCAGCGGTTTCCAGCCATAAGTTTAATTCCTACTACGGTGACCCCCCAGAGGAACTACATGACTTCTCAGAAGACCCCACCTCCTCAG GACTGCTAGCTGCTGAA acaGGAGCAGTTTCACAGGTTTTGGACAGTCTAGAGGAGATTCACGCGTTGACAGACTGCAGTGAGAAAGACATGGACTTTCTCCACAGTGTTTTCCAGGACCAGCACCTCCACACCCTGTTAGAT CTTTATGACAAAATCAACACCAGGTCCTCCCCTCAGATCAGAAACCCTCCAAGTGATGGAGTGCAGAGAGCCAAAGAG GTACTGGAAACCCTCTCCTGTTACCCAGAGAACATGGAGGCCAAAGAGCTCAGGCGGATCCTCACACAGCCACACTTCATG gctctgctgcagacCCACGATGTGGTGGCCCACGAGGTCTACAGCGACGACGCGCTGCGGGTGACTCCCCCGCCCACTTCCCCTTACCTGAACGGAGACTCCCCGGACAGCACCAACGGAGACATGGACTTGGAGAACGTCACCAGGGTGCGCCTGGTCCAGTTTCAGAAGAACACCGATGAGCCCATG GGCATCACTCTGAAAATGAACGAACTGAACCACTGTATTGTGGCCCGAATCATGCACGGTGGAATGATACATCGACAAG GGACTCTGCATGTCGGAGATGAGATCCGGGAGATTAATGGCATCAGCGTTGCCAACCAGACGGTAGAACAGCTCCAAAAGATGCTG AGAGAAATGAGAGGTAGCATCACCTTCAAGATTGTGCCCAGTTACCGGTCCCAGTCCGGGTCCTGTGAT AAAGAGTCACCGGATGTGTCCCGACAGTCGCCTGCAAACGGTCATGCCAGCGTAACAAGCTCCATCCTG GACCTGCCTGCGACGATCCAGCCCAAAGGCCGGCAG ATCTCCAGACCTGCCATCAAGGACAAATTGTCCATCAAG ATATACGTTCGCGCTCAGTTTGAGTATGACCCGGTGAGGGACGACCTCATCCCATGTAAGGAGGCGGGCATTCGCTTCCAAGTGGGCGACATCATTCAGATCATCTCCAAGGACGACCACAACTGGTGGCAGGGAAAGCTGGAGAACACCAAGAACGCCACAGCGGGCCTCATCCCCTCACCTGAGCTGCAGGAGTG GCGCGTGGCGTGTATAGCCATGGAGAAGACCAAACAGGAGCAGCAGGCCAGCTGTACCTGGtttggcaagaagaagaaacaatacAAAGACAAGTACCTGGCCAAGCACAACGCGG TGTTTGACCAACTAGATCTGGTGACTTATGAGGAGGTGGTCCGAGTCCCATCATTCAAAAGGAGAACGCTGGTCTTGCTCG GTGCACATGGAGTTGGACGGAGGCACATCAAGAACACGCTTATCACCAAACATCCCGACCGCTTTGCCTACCCCATCCCCC ACACGACTCGGCCTCCGAAGAAGGACGAGGAGAACGGGAAGAACTACTACTTTGTGTCTCACGACCAGATGATGCAGGACATCAGCAACAACGACTACCTGGAGTACGGCAGCCACGAGGACGCCATGTACGGAACCAGGCTGGAGACGATCAGGCAGATCCACGCACAGGGCATGGTCTCCATTTTGGATGTGGAACCGCAG gcGCTAAAGATCCTCAGGACAGCGGATTTTGCTCCCTACGTTGTCTTCATCGCAGCTCCCACCGTCGCCCCCGGCATGACCGAG GATGACTCTCTGCAGCGGCTCCAAAAGGAATCAGAGATGCTGCAGGGGACCTACGCCCACTACTTTGACCAGACCATCATCAACAACGAGATTGACGACACCATCCGACTGCTGGAGGAGGCCGTAGACCTGGTGTCCACCACTTCTCAGTGGGTCCCCGTCTCCTGGGTCTACTGA